The stretch of DNA TGTAACTGCTTTTTACCCAGGTGGATCAAATTTGTCGTGTGCAGCGACCCCAATTAGGTTTAATTTAACTTCAATGTTTCTTTTTTGATCTTTAAATTAAGAGAGGGGGTGGGGGTAGTTTTAAGATATTGAGAAGGGGCTGGTCAGAGATATTTGTGCCGTGTGTCAAGATTTTGTGAAAAGGTATATTTGATGGCTGAAGGGGGGTCTTATTATTGTTCCAAGAAGTCTGATGATTTATGCGGTAAAGCCTGTGATCAGGTCAggtttttctctctttcttcGAATTGGATTCGTTATACAGTTATCAAAATTTGGTTGTGGATAAAGTTTGATTCTTGATCATTAATGTCTGTGTTATTTTTGGATTCTATGTTTTGTTGTGCGTGTGGTTTTTTTCTCTCGGGGTGAGAATGATAGGTGAAAGATCGTAGAAATcttaaatttgtgctcaggttGTCTTTGCTGAAGTTTTGGAAGGCGAGGTTGGGTTTAAGCTTTGATTAGATAGTGTTACTATGTACTAATGCAGATCGAAAGTCCCTTTTTGGGTGTCTACGGAGCCAGAAACCTGAGCACTAAGTTTCAAGATCCTCTGTTTTCTTTTACGTGTTGAATATGTAGGCAAAATTTGGGATTTTGTGCTAATTTTGCTTTTGATTAGTTTTGCTAAATGTAATCTTGTTTTCCATTGATAAATTTTCTGATTTGTTTGTGTGAAGTTTAAAACTTAAAAGAAACCAGTTCGTACATCGTAGGCATGCATTATCCTTTTATTCTACCATTCAATGTGTTGCGTGGTCTTTATTAATGTCATTTCACAGTGGAGAAAAATTTCAATTTCTGTGGCACTTTTTATCCGCAGGACTCAGGGCGAAGCTTTATCATGTCAAGACTCAGATGTAATTTGCCAGTGCTTGATGTCAAAGCCTTGTTCTTTCTATTCTTGTTGGTACCGACTTGTGTCTTGGTTATATACGTTCACGGCCAGAAAATCACGTATTTTTTACGTCCTTTATGGGAATCTCCTCCTAAGCCCTTCCATGAAACACCTCACTACTATCACGAGAATGTATCTATGGAGAATCTCTGCAAACTTCATGGTTGGGAAATACGTGAATATCCTAGGCGTGTTTATGATGCTGTCTTGTTTAGCAATGAGGTTGACCTTCTCAAGATACGCTGGCAAGAGTTATACCCTTATGTCACCGAATTTGTGTTGCTCGAGTCGAATTCTACATTCACTGGGCTGCCCAAGCCTTGTGTCTTTTCTTCTGTCCGTGACCAATTCAAATTTCTTGAGCCGAGATTAAACTATGGACTAGTTCCAGGGAGATTTAAAAAAGGCGAAAACCCATTTGTCGAGGAAGCATATCAGAGACTCGCACTCGATTATCTTCTTAAACAAGCTGGTATTCAGGATGATGACTTGTTGATAATGTCTGATGTTGATGAGATACCAAGCAGACACACGATTAATCTTTTAAGATGGTGTGATGGCATACCTCCAATTCTACATCTTCGTTTGAAGAACTATTTATATTCATTTGAGTTTCTTGTCGATAATAATAGCTGGAGAGCTTCAGTGCACATTTATCAATCAGGGAAGACAAAATATGCACACTATCGGCAGTCTGATGAAATCTTGGCTGATGCAGGGTGGCATTGTAGCTTTTGTTTTAGACACATTCGTGaattcatattcaaaatgaaagCTTACAGTCATGTTGATAGGGTGAGGTTTTCTCGTTTTTTGAATCCTTCAGGAATCCAGAGAGCGATATGCAAAGgagctgatttgtttgatatgcTACCGGAAGAGTACActttcagagaaatcattgGGAAAATGGGACCTGTTCCTCATTCATACTCGGCTGTTCATCTCCCTGCATATCTGTTGGAGAATGCTGAATGGTATAAATTTCTTTTACCAGGAAACTGTGTTAGATTGAGTGTGTGAACAGAGTAGATGAAGTCCATGTCCGTTTGGTGAGTTTAATTTGAGCTTTGGCTTCTGTTGAAGGTTTTCCGGCGATCAAGGACTTGGGTATGTTGCTTTTATAACTATGCTACACGTCGAGCATTATTTATAGCATTGGTTTAGCAGAATTAGTGCACATTCTTGGATTGTTGGATCTAGTCTTGCACATAGTTTTTTAAGGGCTGGTATTCACGAGGATGGATCGTATCCGTGTGTTTAGTTAATAGTTGGTCATGGCAGAAACAAGTAGTAAAATGGTGCTCAACACGTCTCATgtacataaattttttattggAACTAATATATTCGTTACTCTTTTCGCACATCGTGTTTAAATATCTCGTCCGTACTAGAATTCGATTATTCAATCTATTTCTTGATTCGTCCGATTGACTCTGTTCACTAAAGGTGCATTTGGTTAGTCCATTTATTTTAACATTTTTTTGTCATTCTACCAATTAATTAAACCATCTTTGCACACACccatttgttgttgtttatatttaaaaacaatccagaaacaactttCATATGGTTTTTCGAAAAAATTAATGCAAGTAGAACATTATTTGACATACATAATACAGGTACCGGAGTCCAGATTCAAGTATAAATTATGACATGAACCTATAAAGATACACCAATAATATCCTGTGAAAAGATACTGGAGTTGTTTGTGTGCAATTATCTCGATCATCTGATGTTATCTGTGTGATTCTATCCATCTATCTATCTGTAACTTGTAAAATTTGAAGGATCAATTCCAATGGAGTTGTAATAAGCTTTTTCTGCATTTTCCAACCGAGTTTTGAACATCCCCCACTCCCTTGTACACCTCAATCTCACCTAGAACAAATAAAACAAATACCAAATTGGATTCTCGGACAAAACATAGACATACAAATTGGAGCTAATATGACAATCAAGGATCAAGATCAAGATTTCGAGAGCAAAATGCAGAGATATAAACATGTTTATCAGTTGTCAAAGTAAGGCATGTTCTGGTTGACATGTTAATAATAGTTAAACTAGTATGAATGCATACCCCTTGCCATGGAGCTTTTCCATTCTCTGCCACCCCCTGTTATAAAATGAGACCAGATTAAGTTGAATCACATTTACGATTGTGAGGaagttataatattataatgtttTTTTAAAGCTTAGAGCTCAAGGTTTGTTACCTGGTCTCCTAATGAAGGAACAGTGTTGTGAACAATCCATTGGGCATCAACAACTCCGATTTTTTCGTAAGCAGGCTACAATGAAAGCATATTAATAGTCAGATGCCAAAAAATATTAGACCAAAAAATAAGCCCATTGAAATGGTAGAGCCGTACTGACAGAAAGATACAAGACCAACCTCAACACATTTTTGGAGGGCGAAGTCGAGACCCCATCCATGGACCAAGTCATTCTACAGTAAGTATATGGCGGGAAGTAAATGCAAAGACTAAGGGGAAAATGAAGTGACTTGAGGATTCACAAAAAAAAGTAATGATGACGAAACAAAAACGACAATCACCTGAATCAAATGCCATGCACAGCGCCATGCCTCCCGAGAAAAGACAGGAGCCATGATTTCTACAAACCTGTGTTAGAATGCAAAACAAAATTGACACCCGTAAGCTAAAAAGAAATACAATCTGATAAAAATATGAGGCGTTTGAATTCTTACGCTGCACAGGGGGGCAACTGCTGGTTAGAACACCAGCCTGGCTTCTCCTTTACTTCCCTGTGTTCAAAAGAAAGCATAAGATAGTTTTAGAACTCACATAAAGAATGGaagaaaaacaaacaaaaaaatggaagaaaatgtGGCCTTAACATAGTGACTGCATGAATTTTTTCTTACTTGTGAACTTCATGATCACTTTGCCGTTTTGTCATTTCCCAAGTCGTTCTCCTAGTTGGCTCCAAACCCGGCTGTGAAATTTCTAAACCATGCTTCCTCACAAGTTTAATATATCTGGAATTCGCAGCACACAGAAGAAACAGAGTGTGAGTAAGCTGGCCAGGCTCGCATCTCAAAAGTATATGTTCTGTACACTCACTCTTCTGCGTCAAAATGTTCAACCCCGAGATCTTCATCCCAAATAAAAATGTAGTCATATGCGGCAACAATGTCTGGATGTAGAAACCTTTTAGCGTACCACCTTTTTATGAAATTCATGGATAAATTTCAACATCAATAATTATTCCACTGCACAATTTATTTACAAGTTTCAGAATTGATACGAGATAATAATATTACCATTTTGTCTGTTTTGTGGCACTCACATGAATAGCTAgcttggaccactcaaactcaTCCCATTCACTTGTTCGTCCGTCATAATGAAATAAAAGAACGGTAAAATTCTCTGAAAACTGTAGTGACATAGTGAGATTAAAACGTAGTTTAAGGGCTGTATAGAAAAAATGGAAGGTCACTGACCTTTTTCACTGCTGCGTCAATGTTATTCTTTTGATTGTAACCAACCGTAAAGGTGACCAGATATTTTGGTTCCATGGCCAAGTCCTAACCAGTGATACAATAAAGAAATCAAATTCAAGTTATTTGAACCAACGAATCCGTACATTTGATTTTCAAGAGCATCAAACTGGCTCCAGAGTAAGTAATCTAAGCAAAGCATTTCTTTATCCATTGTACACTAGACAAAAATAGTGGTAAATTTCAGTTAGAATACTCTCCCTACGGAGAATAAGGTGACTTTTTTTTGGAGCACCATTCATTGCTGAACATCAGCTTTTTGTATCACTAATCTCACCATAGCATACATCTTTTCTACTTTCTGAATCAATTATTTCTCCCCTCTTATGCTAACGATTCCATTTTTATCTGATAACATTGAAAGTTCCAATTCATATCGAGGGCTGCTATCTACATAAGCAACATCATTCAAAATCTCGACCGTGAATCGGTTCCTCAGTTCAAATGGAGATACTGTTAACAAGAAACCAAAATAGAGAAGCATGACATAGGGACTATGATATTAGTAAAATGCTCACCTCACTGGGTAATCCCCACAATCTCCGGAGATAGAGATCTGACTCAGATACAACAATGGCTGGAGGCAATCTTTCTGCTCCTTTTGGATTTGATGGGACCCAAATCTAAAACACGATTTTTATAAAACGATGTTACCAGAAAACTTCTGAAAGTGTTATTTACTAGCTCGATAGCAAAGATGCAGGCATTCTGGTAGAAACATTCACCAAgctgaatttttgtttttggcTGTCAAAGTGGGGCTTTTTCGGACACTAAAAATGACACTATTTTGTGTCTTAGTAAACACTGATATCTCTGCCACAAGTTATCTTCAATTACACGAACCAAATAGATAGATATAAAAGCTTACAATAATTTGaattaaacaaaatataaatgtATAGTGTTcgcaacaaaaaaattatacctttgatGAATCCTTTGTGGTTTGATTTCCACTAGAGTTGTTCCCAACATTTGTCGGCATATGCTGAGAATTATTACTTGCTTGGGTAGAGTTAGCTATGCTTCCGTTCCCTGTTATTGTAAAATCATGAAGAATAACAGAGGTGATATTTAGCTGCCAAATAACAAAATAGAGTTAGTATTCGCACAAAATACAAAGCAAGCACAGGGCAGTAAATTCAACCAGTCATTTTGCAGAGACATGAACTTTTTCCGTACCTTCGTTAAGGGAAGTGATGGAAAGGACACTCCTATGAAGAAGCCAAACATGATACCGACACTGATTGTGATGAAAATCCTCATAGTTTCGTTTGGTTTGTTGACAAGAGTGCTGAAAGAACGAGAATCAAAAGCCATGTAACATTCGCCTCACATACAAAATGGAAGGCGTTTCCCACTTGCCTACCGTAACCAAATGATACATACCTACGTGCAATATTCCCCTTTCTATACATCATATCAGATTCCATATTTATAGGTTAGAGGCTGCTTTACATTGCCCAATTAAGCTTCAAGCAGACACTCTGCACAAAGAAAGTGCAGATATGCCTATATTAACAAAACCTTTCACAGaaaccgaaaaaaaaaaaacaatcgaGAAGAATATAGAAATCACAAATATAAGGAGAGTTATGACTATGAACTAAACAGCCCATACTGATGATTCTGATACAAGAGGCCCCTTTAAAGAGCAAATCTTAGGAGCAAAAAATGATCACCCCACATGCCTATTGCTCCATAATTAGCTGCACGGACCATTTTTAAGCAAGCAACAAAGCACATGCCACCCTTTGATATTCTCAATGGTTGACTTTTATACAAAGATCACAACTTTGAGATGCCCGGAAGTAACAGCTTATACTCGTTGAAGAAATCTAAtatatttaaaacaaaaactggGCTTTGCTTAAATTTAAAGATACAACAAAACAAGACTTCGATAACATCAATGAGACAATCAAGGAAGCGCCTATATTTTTCATAAAGAAATCAACTTGGACATTATCCGCATAAACACGATACAAGTACCTTGTACATGAGATGAATAACGAAGCATTTACGCAGAGTCACCTGAATAGGAAAGAAAAAACCCAGAAATGATCTCGAGGATACTGCTGACAGGTCGGAGAAGCTCGACAAAGAAAGCGAAAACGTGGGGGCGAACATCTCTTTCGATGCAAGAACGGAGAGAGTGCAGAGAAGAAAAAGGTTAGAGAGATCAGAAAAACTGGTAGACAAATTTCCTTAAACTAGAAAAATGCACGTGCGTGTAAAAAACTAAACTACTGAAAATATATGtactaaattttaataatatttaaatgaattaaaacatggtTATTAACATTTATCAACTGAAACAAACTaaaccataaaaaataaaaaaatcatgaccATAGACGGTATATAAATCAGAGAAAGTATCTTATCCACTTGACACACTTTCCAATATgctttttggttgattttgacaactcaacagtcgtagtttgttataatatacatataattaTTTAGATATGCTCAACAAGTATCTGATCGTCTTTAACATCTATTATGTTATTTACAATCCTTATCCGGGATCTGACATGCTCGTAGTTTGCTTCTTTATCACGACATTTTTTCGATTTTCTGTAttgtttttatttgataatcttatttttccgactatttttttgttgttaaatgatttttcagcTTTTGACAATAATCAACTATAACTCCTAAGAAAAAATTCTTTTACTCGTGATAAGTTTTCACTTGTGACTAAAAGTATTTATAAC from Primulina eburnea isolate SZY01 chromosome 6, ASM2296580v1, whole genome shotgun sequence encodes:
- the LOC140835222 gene encoding uncharacterized protein gives rise to the protein MAEGGSYYCSKKSDDLCGKACDQDSGRSFIMSRLRCNLPVLDVKALFFLFLLVPTCVLVIYVHGQKITYFLRPLWESPPKPFHETPHYYHENVSMENLCKLHGWEIREYPRRVYDAVLFSNEVDLLKIRWQELYPYVTEFVLLESNSTFTGLPKPCVFSSVRDQFKFLEPRLNYGLVPGRFKKGENPFVEEAYQRLALDYLLKQAGIQDDDLLIMSDVDEIPSRHTINLLRWCDGIPPILHLRLKNYLYSFEFLVDNNSWRASVHIYQSGKTKYAHYRQSDEILADAGWHCSFCFRHIREFIFKMKAYSHVDRVRFSRFLNPSGIQRAICKGADLFDMLPEEYTFREIIGKMGPVPHSYSAVHLPAYLLENAEWYKFLLPGNCVRLSV
- the LOC140835223 gene encoding uncharacterized protein isoform X3: MPTNVGNNSSGNQTTKDSSKIWVPSNPKGAERLPPAIVVSESDLYLRRLWGLPSEDLAMEPKYLVTFTVGYNQKNNIDAAVKKFSENFTVLLFHYDGRTSEWDEFEWSKLAIHVSATKQTKWWYAKRFLHPDIVAAYDYIFIWDEDLGVEHFDAEEYIKLVRKHGLEISQPGLEPTRRTTWEMTKRQSDHEVHKEVKEKPGWCSNQQLPPCAAFVEIMAPVFSREAWRCAWHLIQNDLVHGWGLDFALQKCVEPAYEKIGVVDAQWIVHNTVPSLGDQGVAENGKAPWQGVRLRCTREWGMFKTRLENAEKAYYNSIGIDPSNFTSYR
- the LOC140835223 gene encoding uncharacterized protein isoform X2 yields the protein MESDMMYRKGNIARSTLVNKPNETMRIFITISVGIMFGFFIGVSFPSLPLTKLNITSVILHDFTITGNGSIANSTQASNNSQHMPTNVGNNSSGNQTTKDSSKIWVPSNPKGAERLPPAIVVSESDLYLRRLWGLPSEDLAMEPKYLVTFTVGYNQKNNIDAAVKKFSENFTVLLFHYDGRTSEWDEFEWSKLAIHVSATKQTKWWYAKRFLHPDIVAAYDYIFIWDEDLGVEHFDAEEYIKLVRKHGLEISQPGLEPTRRTTWEMTKRQSDHEVHKEVKEKPGWCSNQQLPPCAAFVEIMAPVFSREAWRCAWHLIQNDLVHGWGLDFALQKCVEPAYEKIGVVDAQWIVHNTVPSLGDQGVAENGKAPWQGVRLRCTREWGMFKTRLENAEKAYYNSIGIDPSNFTSYR
- the LOC140835223 gene encoding uncharacterized protein isoform X1; the encoded protein is MFAPTFSLSLSSFSDLSAVSSRSFLGFFFPIQHSCQQTKRNYEDFHHNQCRYHVWLLHRSVLSITSLNEGNGSIANSTQASNNSQHMPTNVGNNSSGNQTTKDSSKIWVPSNPKGAERLPPAIVVSESDLYLRRLWGLPSEDLAMEPKYLVTFTVGYNQKNNIDAAVKKFSENFTVLLFHYDGRTSEWDEFEWSKLAIHVSATKQTKWWYAKRFLHPDIVAAYDYIFIWDEDLGVEHFDAEEYIKLVRKHGLEISQPGLEPTRRTTWEMTKRQSDHEVHKEVKEKPGWCSNQQLPPCAAFVEIMAPVFSREAWRCAWHLIQNDLVHGWGLDFALQKCVEPAYEKIGVVDAQWIVHNTVPSLGDQGVAENGKAPWQGVRLRCTREWGMFKTRLENAEKAYYNSIGIDPSNFTSYR